The following are encoded in a window of Mycobacterium sp. ELW1 genomic DNA:
- a CDS encoding NUDIX domain-containing protein has translation MPKYSAGVLLHRHVDGVVEVLIGHPGGAFWARKDDGAWSIPKGEYDPDTDDPWDAARREFAEELGSDVPQGVRIDLDAVKQPSGKVLTVFAVEADLDVAQAQSNTFSLEWPKGSGRMQEFPELDRVGWFSVAQARRKLLKGHVAFLDRLMAHLPGLGEGDPEPAG, from the coding sequence ATGCCGAAATACAGCGCGGGCGTACTGCTGCACCGACACGTCGACGGTGTCGTGGAGGTCCTCATCGGGCATCCCGGTGGCGCGTTCTGGGCGCGCAAGGACGACGGCGCATGGTCGATTCCCAAGGGCGAGTACGACCCCGACACGGATGATCCGTGGGACGCCGCACGGCGTGAGTTCGCCGAAGAGCTGGGATCCGATGTGCCGCAAGGCGTCCGGATCGACCTCGACGCGGTCAAGCAGCCGAGCGGCAAGGTGCTGACGGTGTTCGCCGTCGAAGCGGACCTGGATGTGGCGCAGGCACAGAGCAATACCTTCTCCCTGGAGTGGCCGAAGGGGTCGGGGCGGATGCAGGAGTTCCCCGAACTGGACCGAGTCGGATGGTTTTCGGTGGCTCAGGCGCGCCGCAAGTTGCTCAAGGGCCATGTGGCGTTCCTGGACCGGCTGATGGCTCATCTGCCGGGACTGGGCGAAGGCGATCCGGAGCCTGCGGGTTAG
- the malQ gene encoding 4-alpha-glucanotransferase: protein MTASSLAELAHRFGVATEYHDWTGRSVPVEEDTLVAVLAALGVEARTEEGRAAALSADDTRYWSRSLPPTVIGTAGSETSFWVHVTHGDPAHIWVRLEDGTVRTGVRQADNFTPPHDLDGRLVGEATFVLPADLPLGYHRVHLSSGGQEFSTPLIVTPAWLGLPARLGARRIWGLATQIYSVRSENSWGVGDLGDLTDLAVWAGARHGAGYIVVNPLHAAAPTRPMEPSPYLPTSRRFTNPIYLRVESVPEFAQLPKRGRVWKLRAAVQARFRKIDAIDRDSAWAAKRTALKAIYRVPRSAGRQLAFEAFTQREGQALDDFATWSALAEKYGANWRKWPKGLRHPGSPEVAEFVQRHGSAVDFHRWLQWQLDDQLAAAQSQAVRTGMALGIMHDLAVGVHPDGADAWALQNVLATGVAAGAPPDEFNQLGQNWSQPPWRPDQLEELGYQPFRDLIAAILRHAGGVRIDHIIGLFRLWWIPSGAAPTKGTYVRYNHDAMIGIVALEAHRAGAVVVGEDLGTVEPWVRDYLRARGLLGTSILWFELDRDAGGGPLPAERWRELCLSSVTTHDLPPTAGYLAGEHVRLRGELGLLTRPAEDELADDRAEQAAWLAELRRVGLLGEDADEEQVILALYRYLARTPSRLLALALTDAVGDRRTQNQPGTTDEYPNWRVPLTGPDGSPLLLEDVLTDPRAQTLAAAMQAATAPHPE from the coding sequence ATGACTGCTTCGTCGCTGGCCGAACTCGCCCATCGGTTCGGTGTGGCCACCGAGTACCACGACTGGACCGGGCGGTCCGTGCCGGTCGAGGAAGACACCCTGGTGGCGGTGCTGGCCGCGCTCGGTGTCGAGGCCCGCACCGAAGAGGGCCGCGCCGCAGCGCTTTCGGCCGACGACACCCGGTATTGGTCCCGGTCACTGCCGCCGACGGTGATCGGGACCGCCGGCAGCGAGACCTCGTTCTGGGTGCATGTCACCCACGGCGACCCAGCGCACATCTGGGTCCGGTTGGAGGACGGCACGGTGCGCACCGGTGTGCGCCAGGCCGACAACTTCACCCCGCCGCACGACCTGGACGGCAGGCTGGTGGGTGAGGCGACATTCGTGCTGCCCGCCGATCTGCCGTTGGGCTATCACCGCGTCCATCTGAGCTCGGGTGGTCAGGAGTTCAGCACCCCGCTGATCGTCACCCCGGCCTGGCTGGGGCTACCTGCACGGCTCGGCGCGCGCCGAATCTGGGGTCTGGCCACCCAGATCTACAGCGTTCGATCCGAAAACTCCTGGGGCGTAGGCGATCTTGGTGACCTCACCGATCTTGCGGTATGGGCGGGCGCCCGCCACGGAGCCGGTTACATCGTGGTCAACCCGCTGCACGCCGCCGCACCGACCCGGCCCATGGAGCCCTCCCCCTACCTGCCGACGTCGCGGCGGTTCACCAATCCGATCTACTTGCGCGTCGAGTCCGTTCCCGAGTTCGCCCAGCTGCCCAAGCGCGGCCGGGTGTGGAAACTGCGGGCCGCGGTACAGGCCCGATTCCGCAAGATCGACGCCATCGACCGCGACTCGGCGTGGGCGGCGAAACGTACTGCGCTGAAAGCGATTTACCGGGTACCCCGGTCGGCGGGCCGCCAACTCGCCTTCGAGGCCTTCACACAGCGGGAAGGCCAGGCCCTCGACGACTTCGCCACCTGGTCGGCGCTGGCCGAGAAGTACGGCGCCAACTGGCGGAAGTGGCCGAAAGGCCTGCGACATCCGGGCAGCCCCGAGGTGGCCGAGTTCGTCCAACGGCACGGCTCGGCGGTGGATTTCCACCGCTGGCTGCAGTGGCAGCTCGACGATCAGCTCGCCGCCGCACAGTCCCAGGCGGTCCGTACCGGGATGGCACTGGGCATCATGCACGACCTGGCCGTCGGTGTTCATCCCGACGGCGCGGACGCCTGGGCGTTGCAGAACGTGTTGGCCACCGGGGTCGCCGCCGGCGCCCCGCCCGACGAGTTCAACCAGCTGGGCCAGAACTGGTCGCAGCCACCCTGGCGGCCAGACCAACTCGAAGAGCTTGGCTACCAACCTTTTCGGGATCTGATTGCGGCGATCCTGCGGCACGCCGGCGGGGTTCGCATCGATCACATCATCGGACTGTTCCGGCTGTGGTGGATCCCGTCCGGCGCCGCGCCGACGAAGGGCACCTACGTGCGCTACAACCACGACGCGATGATCGGGATCGTCGCGCTCGAAGCGCACCGGGCCGGCGCCGTCGTCGTCGGCGAGGATCTGGGCACGGTGGAACCGTGGGTGCGTGACTACCTGCGTGCTCGCGGCCTGCTGGGCACGTCGATCCTGTGGTTCGAACTGGACCGCGACGCGGGCGGCGGGCCGCTGCCGGCCGAGCGCTGGCGGGAGTTGTGCTTGTCCTCGGTGACCACGCACGACCTGCCGCCGACGGCCGGTTACCTCGCGGGCGAGCACGTGCGGTTGCGTGGTGAGCTCGGCCTGCTCACCCGGCCGGCGGAGGACGAACTGGCCGACGATCGCGCCGAGCAGGCAGCCTGGCTGGCCGAGCTTCGCCGGGTCGGCCTTCTCGGCGAGGATGCCGACGAGGAGCAGGTCATCCTGGCGTTGTACCGGTATCTGGCCCGGACCCCGTCGCGGCTGTTGGCGCTGGCGCTGACCGACGCGGTGGGCGACCGGCGCACCCAGAACCAGCCCGGCACCACCGACGAGTATCCGAACTGGCGCGTCCCGCTGACCGGGCCCGACGGCTCGCCGCTGTTGCTCGAGGATGTGCTGACCGACCCGCGGGCGCAGACGCTGGCAGCGGCGATGCAAGCCGCGACCGCGCCACACCCGGAGTAG
- a CDS encoding MFS transporter, giving the protein MGGPGLAVRNRRARIASAALFLTNGALFANLLPRLPEIKADLGLSNSAFGLAVAAFSAGALLTGVTAAALVRRYRSSVVAVASSALLAVFTVLAGLAPTGLTLAAALFCAGAADSVTDVAQNVHGLRVQRAYGRFIINSLHAVWSSGAVLGGLIGAGAIYLGIPRVAQLSASALLFSAVCLVAYRYLLPGPDHDDTDTRVGARAAERAGRGVYVALAALVAIAIAGAAVEDAGSSWATLYLRDSLSAPAALAAFGYVALVGFQFVGRLVGDRMTDRWGPCTVARTGGVIVAVGMAAALAFPSIPGTIAGFAAAGFGSATLVPGAMHAADELPGLRPGTGLTVLTWLMRAGFLGSPILVGALADAVSLRVGLLTVPVAGLAAVLLARALSPPRRSVRS; this is encoded by the coding sequence ATGGGCGGCCCCGGACTCGCTGTGCGGAATCGGCGAGCCCGCATCGCCAGCGCCGCGCTGTTCCTGACGAACGGCGCGTTGTTCGCCAACCTGCTGCCGCGTCTCCCCGAGATCAAGGCTGACCTCGGCCTGTCCAACTCGGCGTTCGGTCTGGCGGTGGCCGCGTTCTCGGCGGGCGCGCTGCTGACCGGGGTGACCGCGGCGGCCTTGGTCCGCCGCTACCGCTCCTCGGTGGTCGCGGTCGCGAGTTCGGCGCTGCTCGCCGTGTTCACCGTCCTCGCCGGGCTGGCACCCACCGGCCTGACGCTGGCGGCTGCGCTGTTCTGCGCCGGTGCGGCCGACTCGGTGACCGACGTCGCCCAGAACGTGCACGGGCTGCGCGTGCAACGCGCGTACGGCCGCTTCATCATCAACTCGCTGCATGCGGTGTGGTCGTCCGGGGCGGTGCTGGGCGGCCTGATCGGCGCGGGCGCAATCTATCTCGGCATTCCCCGCGTCGCTCAGCTCTCGGCATCCGCTCTGCTGTTCAGCGCGGTGTGCCTGGTCGCCTACCGGTACCTGCTGCCCGGTCCCGACCACGACGACACCGACACCCGGGTGGGCGCGCGGGCCGCGGAGCGCGCGGGTCGCGGGGTGTATGTCGCGTTGGCCGCACTGGTGGCCATTGCCATCGCCGGTGCCGCCGTGGAGGACGCCGGCAGCTCATGGGCGACGTTGTATCTGCGAGATTCCTTGTCGGCGCCTGCGGCGCTGGCCGCGTTCGGCTACGTCGCACTGGTCGGCTTCCAGTTCGTCGGCCGACTCGTCGGCGACCGGATGACCGACCGATGGGGGCCGTGCACGGTGGCCCGGACCGGTGGCGTGATCGTCGCCGTCGGCATGGCGGCCGCCCTGGCGTTCCCCAGCATCCCCGGCACCATCGCGGGGTTCGCCGCCGCCGGATTCGGCTCGGCCACCCTGGTGCCCGGCGCCATGCACGCCGCCGACGAGCTGCCCGGACTGCGGCCGGGCACCGGGCTGACGGTGCTGACCTGGCTGATGCGAGCGGGATTCCTCGGCTCACCGATCCTGGTCGGCGCGCTCGCCGACGCCGTGTCGCTGCGAGTCGGTCTGCTGACCGTCCCGGTGGCGGGACTGGCGGCGGTCCTGCTGGCCCGCGCCCTCAGCCCACCGCGCCGGTCAGTTCGATCGTGA
- a CDS encoding multidrug efflux SMR transporter, producing the protein MWLTLAGAILIEVCATLCLRASDGFRKKVWVAPMLLGYLVSFTLLSVTLSLGMPVGVAYGVWSAAGVALIAVIARVLFAEPLTPLMMGGIALIIAGVLTIELTGAVG; encoded by the coding sequence ATGTGGCTGACGCTGGCCGGGGCCATCCTCATCGAGGTATGCGCGACGCTGTGTCTGCGCGCCTCGGACGGCTTCCGCAAGAAGGTGTGGGTCGCACCGATGCTGCTCGGCTATCTGGTGTCGTTCACCCTGCTGTCGGTGACCCTGTCGCTGGGCATGCCGGTCGGGGTGGCCTACGGCGTGTGGTCGGCGGCCGGCGTCGCGCTGATCGCGGTGATCGCCCGTGTGCTGTTCGCCGAGCCGCTGACGCCGCTGATGATGGGTGGCATCGCTTTGATCATCGCGGGTGTGCTCACGATCGAACTGACCGGCGCGGTGGGCTGA
- a CDS encoding multidrug efflux SMR transporter, giving the protein MRKWALLSAAIAVEVTGTLSLRASQDHSAWLVLVVTGYLASFYFLAQVLRAGMPVGVAYGVWGAVGTAATAILAAVIFGDPFTLPIVAGIALIIAGVLLVELGSRHHAGGEGTP; this is encoded by the coding sequence TCAGCCGCTATCGCCGTAGAGGTCACCGGCACGCTGTCGCTGCGGGCGTCGCAAGACCATTCGGCGTGGCTGGTTCTGGTGGTGACCGGTTATCTCGCCTCGTTCTACTTCCTGGCGCAAGTGTTGCGGGCCGGCATGCCGGTCGGGGTGGCCTACGGCGTCTGGGGTGCGGTGGGGACCGCGGCGACGGCCATCCTGGCGGCGGTGATCTTCGGTGACCCGTTCACCCTCCCGATCGTCGCCGGGATCGCGTTGATCATCGCCGGTGTCCTGTTGGTCGAGCTCGGTTCGCGGCATCACGCCGGCGGGGAGGGCACGCCATGA